A single window of uncultured Methanospirillum sp. DNA harbors:
- a CDS encoding HgcAB-associated protein, translating to MAKGKDEKTQSDVIQCSCSQKATCSVESILTIDERGQMVLPKDVRDRADIKPGDKLALISWEKEGSICCFALMKVENLSGMVSDILSPLMNNQGV from the coding sequence ATGGCAAAAGGAAAAGATGAGAAGACTCAATCTGATGTAATCCAATGCAGTTGTAGCCAGAAAGCAACATGCAGCGTTGAATCCATCCTGACAATCGATGAACGAGGACAGATGGTTCTTCCAAAAGATGTTCGTGATCGTGCAGACATCAAGCCCGGCGATAAACTTGCCCTGATCAGCTGGGAGAAGGAAGGAAGCATCTGCTGTTTTGCACTCATGAAAGTTGAGAACTTAAGCGGAATGGTTAGCGATATCCTCTCGCCGCTGATGAATAACCAGGGAGTATGA